In Thauera sp. JM12B12, one DNA window encodes the following:
- the ybaK gene encoding Cys-tRNA(Pro) deacylase, with protein MSRQDIHAPETPATRFLRQHGIAFSSHLYAYEEHGGTSVSARELNVSEHAVIKTLVMENENAQPLIVLMHGDHKVSTKELARQIPCKHVETCKPETANRHSGYLVGGTSPFGTRKKMPVYIERTILDLPLIYINGGRRGFLVGIHPHDLMRVLQPKLVQVAN; from the coding sequence ATGAGCAGACAAGATATTCACGCCCCGGAAACCCCGGCCACGCGATTTCTCCGCCAGCACGGAATTGCATTTTCCAGTCATCTTTACGCGTACGAGGAACACGGCGGCACGAGCGTATCGGCCCGCGAACTCAATGTCAGCGAGCACGCGGTGATCAAGACGCTGGTCATGGAGAACGAAAACGCGCAGCCGCTGATCGTGCTCATGCACGGCGATCACAAGGTATCGACGAAAGAACTCGCACGCCAGATTCCATGCAAGCACGTCGAAACCTGCAAACCCGAAACCGCCAATCGCCACAGCGGTTATCTTGTCGGCGGAACGTCGCCGTTCGGCACGCGCAAGAAAATGCCGGTCTATATCGAGCGCACCATCCTCGATCTTCCGCTCATCTATATCAATGGCGGCAGACGCGGCTTCCTCGTCGGCATTCATCCCCACGACCTGATGCGCGTGCTGCAGCCCAAGCTGGTTCAAGTCGCCAACTGA
- a CDS encoding methylated-DNA--[protein]-cysteine S-methyltransferase produces the protein MKTTPAPAEREPATNEAGCDVRAGFDAVIALPFGPFGIHARDGVLQELTFLPPGTALLDPRNATAGAAAHALRAWIEDPDEPFPVPLAVRGTPFRERVWAAIRAIPRGRTASYGELAVRLGSAPRAVGQACGANPFPLVVPCHRVTAAHGLGGFANAREGWLLEVKRWLLAFEGAL, from the coding sequence ATGAAAACGACGCCAGCGCCGGCCGAACGCGAACCGGCGACGAACGAAGCGGGCTGCGACGTGCGCGCCGGCTTCGATGCGGTCATCGCCTTGCCCTTCGGCCCCTTCGGCATACACGCCCGTGACGGCGTTCTCCAGGAGCTCACCTTCCTGCCGCCGGGCACGGCGCTGCTCGACCCGCGCAACGCCACCGCAGGTGCGGCTGCGCATGCCCTGCGCGCATGGATCGAGGACCCCGATGAGCCCTTTCCTGTGCCGCTGGCGGTCCGTGGAACGCCTTTCCGCGAGCGCGTATGGGCAGCCATCCGCGCCATCCCGCGCGGCCGGACCGCAAGCTACGGCGAACTCGCCGTCCGGCTCGGCAGCGCGCCGCGCGCGGTCGGCCAGGCCTGCGGCGCCAATCCTTTCCCGCTCGTCGTACCCTGCCACCGCGTGACCGCGGCGCACGGGCTGGGCGGCTTCGCCAACGCACGCGAGGGCTGGTTGCTCGAGGTCAAGCGCTGGCTGCTTGCCTTCGAAGGCGCGCTGTGA
- a CDS encoding chalcone isomerase family protein, with protein MLRLIRPLLAAALLSTGLAQAATVLGNVEFKPRETVQQQALQLNGAGVRTRLGFKVYVMGLYLRAPRTDAEAIIRDRGEKRIRIVPIHDLEARQFGDALVAGLEKNHDAAALTALKPASDALLAALNAVGAVKAGTEIHIDQLGNGATRLSVDGQQQGEDIEDKGLYPALLRIWLGERPADPELRNALIKRPQ; from the coding sequence ATGCTTCGCCTCATCCGCCCCCTGCTCGCGGCGGCCCTGCTCTCGACCGGCCTCGCCCAGGCTGCCACCGTGCTCGGCAATGTCGAATTCAAGCCCCGCGAGACCGTTCAGCAGCAAGCGCTGCAGCTCAATGGCGCCGGTGTGCGCACCCGTCTCGGCTTCAAGGTGTATGTGATGGGCCTCTACCTGCGCGCCCCTCGCACCGACGCCGAGGCGATCATCCGCGATCGCGGCGAGAAGCGTATCCGGATCGTGCCGATTCATGACCTCGAGGCCCGCCAGTTCGGCGACGCCCTCGTCGCCGGACTCGAAAAGAACCATGACGCTGCGGCGCTCACCGCACTCAAGCCCGCGTCGGATGCGCTGCTTGCCGCCCTCAACGCGGTGGGCGCCGTCAAGGCCGGGACCGAGATCCACATCGACCAGCTCGGGAACGGCGCCACCCGACTTTCCGTTGATGGCCAGCAACAAGGCGAGGACATCGAGGACAAGGGCCTGTATCCGGCGCTGTTGCGCATCTGGCTGGGCGAGCGCCCCGCCGACCCCGAGCTGCGCAACGCCCTCATCAAGCGGCCGCAATGA
- a CDS encoding H-NS histone family protein: protein MDLSTYTLPELRRLQAKVESEIRRRSDVTRRNLIKRMQKMAADEGLSLDDLLEGGAVAATESKPVAKRGRRAAAKAAKPAPVIKYRNPANPEQGWSGRGRKPQWALDWIAQGKSLDELAA, encoded by the coding sequence ATGGATCTTTCCACCTATACGCTTCCCGAACTTCGCCGCCTTCAGGCCAAGGTGGAAAGCGAAATTCGTCGTCGCAGCGACGTCACCCGCCGCAACCTGATCAAGCGCATGCAGAAGATGGCCGCCGATGAGGGCCTGTCGCTCGACGACCTGCTCGAAGGCGGTGCGGTGGCTGCAACCGAATCCAAGCCCGTCGCAAAGCGCGGCCGACGCGCGGCCGCAAAGGCGGCCAAGCCGGCGCCAGTGATCAAGTACCGCAACCCCGCCAATCCCGAACAGGGCTGGAGCGGCCGTGGGCGCAAACCGCAGTGGGCGCTCGACTGGATCGCGCAAGGCAAGTCGCTGGACGAACTCGCCGCCTGA
- the holA gene encoding DNA polymerase III subunit delta: MNLRPDQFAVQLERPLAPLWLLHGNEPLLVLEAADAIRAAARRQGFEERETLVVGQGFKWDALTLAAGNMSLFGGAKLIDLRIPTGKPGRDGGDALQRYIAALPAQTLTLITLPEVDWQTRKTGWFKALAEAAATLELNAPERERLPEWVGRRLATQKQSAPPEALAFIADHVEGNLLAAHQEILKLGLLHGEGALTLEQVQDAVLNVARYDIDKLRLAVLEGDPARCARLLDGLRGEGAAPPLVLWALANETRTLASLCAGRDAGQPLPALFKAERIFDPRRQQLIGRALSRLTQGGLRAALMHAARIDRVIKGLASGDVWDEFLQLALRLAARHQRP, from the coding sequence ATGAACCTGCGCCCAGACCAGTTCGCCGTCCAGCTCGAGCGACCGCTTGCGCCGCTGTGGCTGTTGCACGGCAACGAACCCTTGCTGGTGCTCGAGGCCGCCGACGCGATCCGCGCCGCCGCCCGCCGTCAAGGCTTCGAGGAGCGCGAGACCCTGGTCGTGGGCCAGGGCTTCAAGTGGGACGCGTTGACGCTGGCGGCGGGCAACATGTCGCTGTTCGGCGGCGCCAAGCTGATCGATCTGCGCATCCCCACCGGCAAGCCAGGACGCGATGGCGGCGACGCCCTGCAGCGCTACATCGCCGCCCTGCCGGCACAGACGCTGACCCTGATCACCCTCCCCGAAGTGGATTGGCAGACGCGCAAGACGGGCTGGTTCAAGGCGCTCGCCGAGGCTGCGGCCACGCTCGAGCTCAACGCCCCGGAGCGCGAGCGCCTTCCCGAGTGGGTCGGCCGCCGGCTCGCCACGCAGAAGCAGTCCGCGCCACCGGAGGCGCTCGCCTTCATCGCCGACCATGTCGAAGGCAACCTGCTCGCCGCCCACCAGGAGATCCTCAAGCTCGGCCTGCTGCACGGAGAGGGCGCGCTGACGCTCGAGCAGGTGCAGGACGCCGTGCTCAACGTCGCCCGCTACGACATCGACAAGCTGCGTCTGGCCGTGCTCGAGGGCGACCCGGCGCGCTGCGCCCGCCTGCTCGACGGTCTCAGGGGCGAAGGCGCGGCGCCGCCGCTGGTACTCTGGGCGCTCGCCAACGAGACGCGCACCCTGGCCAGCCTGTGCGCCGGCCGCGACGCCGGCCAGCCGCTGCCCGCGCTGTTCAAGGCCGAACGCATCTTCGATCCGCGCCGCCAGCAGCTCATCGGCCGCGCCCTGAGTCGACTCACCCAAGGCGGCCTGCGCGCCGCACTGATGCACGCCGCACGCATCGACCGCGTCATCAAGGGCCTCGCCTCCGGGGACGTGTGGGACGAGTTCCTCCAGCTCGCGCTGCGGCTTGCGGCGCGCCACCAGAGACCGTAG
- a CDS encoding dihydroneopterin aldolase: MDFIFIEELRVKAWVGIYEREKTGPQTVELNLTFGVPEAAAEHDDIADTIDYAVVTARIRRELGERHFNLIESLGEFVVQLLFEEFGAPWVKLKVAKIGVMKDVRRVGVHIQRSRAGVTIPPAA; this comes from the coding sequence ATGGATTTCATCTTCATCGAGGAATTGCGCGTCAAGGCGTGGGTCGGCATCTACGAGCGTGAGAAGACCGGGCCGCAGACCGTCGAACTCAATCTGACATTCGGCGTCCCCGAGGCTGCCGCCGAGCATGACGACATCGCCGACACCATCGACTATGCGGTGGTCACCGCACGCATTCGGCGCGAATTGGGGGAGCGTCATTTCAACCTGATCGAAAGCCTCGGCGAATTCGTGGTGCAACTCCTTTTCGAGGAGTTCGGTGCGCCTTGGGTGAAGCTGAAGGTTGCAAAGATTGGCGTGATGAAAGACGTGCGCCGGGTGGGCGTGCATATTCAGCGAAGTCGCGCGGGAGTCACGATTCCGCCTGCAGCATGA
- a CDS encoding glutamate-5-semialdehyde dehydrogenase: MDIQHYMQTLGRQARAASRVLAAASTEAKNAALIAMAAEIRARRAELLAANAHDLEEARAAGLEPALIDRLTLNEKGVEAMAQGLEQVAALPDPVGEMTDIKRRPSGIQLGKMRVPLGVIGIIYEARPNVTADAAALCLKSGNAAILRGGKEAINANRAIAACVRAGLLAAGLPEHAVQVVETTDREAVGAMITMPEYVDVIVPRGGKGLIERISKDARVPVIKHLDGNCHVYIDDEADPVKVVPIVENAKTQRYGTCNTAESLLVARDVADIYLPEIGRMLAAKGVEMRCCAESLALLGAAGVDAARLVAATESDWREEYLAPIIAVKLVEGVDEAIAHINTYSSGHTEAIVTENYSHAMRFLREVDSSSVMVNASTRFADGFEYGLGAEIGISTDKIHARGPVGLEGLTSQKWIVFGNGEVRR; this comes from the coding sequence ATGGACATCCAGCATTACATGCAGACCCTCGGCCGCCAGGCCCGCGCCGCCTCGCGCGTGCTCGCCGCGGCGTCGACCGAAGCCAAGAACGCCGCGCTGATCGCAATGGCTGCCGAGATCCGCGCCCGCCGCGCCGAACTGCTCGCCGCCAACGCCCACGACCTTGAAGAAGCACGCGCAGCCGGCCTCGAGCCGGCGCTGATCGACCGCCTGACGCTCAACGAAAAAGGTGTCGAGGCCATGGCCCAGGGCCTCGAGCAGGTCGCCGCCCTGCCCGACCCTGTGGGCGAGATGACCGACATCAAGCGCCGCCCGTCCGGCATCCAGCTCGGCAAGATGCGGGTGCCGCTGGGCGTGATCGGCATCATCTACGAGGCCCGCCCGAACGTCACCGCGGACGCCGCGGCGCTGTGCCTGAAGTCGGGCAATGCCGCGATCCTGCGCGGCGGCAAGGAGGCAATCAACGCCAACCGCGCGATCGCCGCCTGCGTGCGTGCAGGCCTGCTGGCTGCAGGCCTGCCCGAGCACGCGGTGCAGGTGGTCGAGACCACCGACCGCGAGGCCGTGGGCGCCATGATCACGATGCCCGAGTACGTGGACGTGATCGTGCCGCGCGGCGGCAAGGGCCTGATCGAGCGCATCTCCAAGGACGCGCGCGTGCCGGTCATCAAGCACCTCGACGGCAACTGCCATGTGTATATCGATGACGAGGCCGATCCCGTCAAGGTCGTGCCCATCGTCGAGAACGCCAAGACCCAGCGCTACGGCACCTGCAACACCGCCGAGTCGCTGCTGGTGGCGCGCGATGTCGCCGACATCTACCTGCCCGAGATCGGCCGCATGTTGGCAGCCAAGGGCGTCGAGATGCGCTGCTGCGCGGAGTCGCTCGCCCTGCTCGGCGCGGCCGGCGTCGACGCCGCCCGGTTGGTCGCGGCAACCGAGTCGGACTGGCGCGAGGAATACCTGGCGCCGATCATCGCGGTGAAGCTGGTGGAGGGGGTCGACGAGGCGATCGCCCACATCAACACCTACAGCTCCGGCCACACCGAAGCGATCGTCACCGAGAACTATTCCCACGCCATGCGCTTCCTGCGCGAGGTAGATTCCTCCTCGGTGATGGTCAATGCCTCGACCCGCTTCGCCGACGGCTTCGAGTACGGCCTCGGCGCGGAGATCGGCATTTCGACCGACAAGATCCACGCCCGCGGCCCGGTGGGTCTCGAGGGGCTGACCAGCCAGAAATGGATCGTCTTCGGTAACGGCGAAGTGCGCCGCTGA
- a CDS encoding IS1634 family transposase, whose amino-acid sequence MHVKLTTSGGRRYVQLVESYRDEAGRVKKRTVATLGRAEQVDGSLDAVINGLLKITGREPMGAKPPAPTVSFESARALGNVWALTELWKSLGFSELRRVFRRTRRTTDVEALIRLMVLNRLCDPESKLGVLRWVQTVALPDFGPKAVTHQQLLRSLDALMDHQDEVDAVVAGLLRPLIDQDLSVVFYDLTTIRSEGLSQQAGDVRQYGMAKEGLIARQFMLGVVQTAEGLPIYHEVFDGNTAETRTLLPTLTQVLERFPSVQRLVLVADRGLLSLDNLEALKAVRLASGKPLEFIVAVPGRRYNEFIELLEPFHEAQCAGATQEVISEHTWNDLRLVVAHDPATAATKTEQRNERVDALIRQADQWSGKLTEQDEGVKHRGRKLSDSGAKARFYHAVSEAHLSRIIKVDLSEELFSYHIDDKAKRLAEMMDGKLLLVTNAEGLAAQSVIQRYKSLADIERGFKVLKSEIEIGPVYHRLPERIRAHASICFMALILHRVMRSRLKAANAGYTPERALEQLQRIQHHRVRLNGGEPVAGVSTLSTEQNEVLHALGIEKPAAPEQLALL is encoded by the coding sequence ATGCACGTCAAGCTCACCACCTCCGGAGGCCGCCGCTACGTCCAACTCGTCGAGTCCTATCGCGACGAGGCGGGACGAGTGAAGAAGCGCACCGTCGCCACGCTCGGCCGCGCCGAACAGGTCGATGGGTCGCTCGACGCGGTCATCAACGGCCTGCTGAAGATCACCGGTCGCGAACCGATGGGCGCCAAGCCGCCGGCGCCCACGGTGTCGTTCGAGTCCGCGCGGGCACTCGGTAACGTGTGGGCGCTGACCGAGCTGTGGAAGTCGCTGGGCTTCTCGGAGCTGCGGCGGGTATTTCGCCGTACGCGCCGCACCACGGACGTGGAAGCGCTGATCCGGCTGATGGTGCTCAACCGCCTGTGCGACCCTGAATCCAAACTCGGCGTGCTGCGCTGGGTGCAGACGGTGGCGCTGCCCGACTTCGGGCCGAAGGCGGTCACGCACCAGCAGTTGCTGCGCAGCCTCGATGCGCTGATGGATCATCAGGACGAGGTCGATGCGGTGGTCGCCGGGCTGCTTCGCCCGCTGATCGATCAGGATCTCTCGGTGGTCTTCTACGACCTCACGACGATCCGAAGCGAAGGACTCAGCCAGCAGGCCGGCGACGTGCGCCAGTACGGCATGGCCAAGGAGGGGCTGATTGCCCGCCAGTTCATGCTGGGTGTGGTGCAGACCGCCGAAGGGCTGCCGATCTACCACGAGGTGTTCGACGGCAACACGGCCGAGACGCGCACCCTGCTGCCCACGCTCACCCAGGTGCTCGAGCGCTTCCCGTCGGTGCAGCGCCTGGTGCTGGTGGCCGACCGGGGGCTGCTCAGCCTGGACAATCTCGAAGCGCTGAAGGCCGTGCGCTTGGCCAGCGGCAAGCCGCTCGAATTCATCGTCGCCGTGCCCGGTCGGCGCTACAACGAGTTCATCGAGCTGCTCGAACCCTTCCACGAAGCGCAGTGCGCTGGCGCCACGCAGGAGGTCATCTCGGAGCACACCTGGAACGACCTTCGGTTGGTGGTCGCGCACGATCCCGCGACGGCCGCAACCAAGACCGAGCAGCGCAATGAGCGTGTCGACGCGCTGATCCGCCAGGCGGACCAATGGTCGGGCAAGCTCACCGAGCAGGATGAAGGCGTGAAGCACCGAGGGCGCAAGCTCTCGGACAGCGGCGCCAAGGCGCGCTTCTACCACGCGGTCAGCGAAGCGCACCTGTCGCGCATCATCAAGGTGGATCTGAGCGAGGAGCTCTTCAGCTACCACATCGACGACAAGGCGAAGCGTCTTGCCGAAATGATGGACGGCAAGCTGCTGCTGGTCACCAACGCCGAGGGCCTCGCCGCGCAGAGCGTGATTCAGCGTTACAAGTCGCTCGCCGATATCGAGCGCGGTTTCAAGGTGCTCAAGTCCGAGATCGAGATCGGCCCGGTGTATCACCGCCTGCCCGAGCGGATCCGCGCGCACGCGTCGATCTGCTTCATGGCGCTGATCCTTCACCGGGTGATGCGCAGTCGCCTGAAGGCGGCCAATGCGGGCTACACGCCCGAGCGGGCGCTCGAGCAACTGCAGCGCATCCAGCATCACCGCGTGCGCCTGAACGGCGGCGAGCCGGTGGCGGGGGTGTCGACGCTCAGCACGGAACAGAACGAGGTGCTTCATGCATTGGGGATAGAAAAACCAGCGGCGCCGGAGCAGTTGGCGCTGTTGTAG
- the xerD gene encoding site-specific tyrosine recombinase XerD has protein sequence MSARPPAVEAGLQAHHRRALDHFTDALWLEHGLARNTLAGYRSDLARFAAWLESRGRSLAAATAAELAAYLAEFSCSAKPASQRRLLAAWRRYYRLLLANREITEDPTLLLDSPMPAERFPKTLSEAQVEALLAAPDPSTPQGLRDRCMLEVLYAAGLRVSELVGLKVFAVGLGEGVLRVMGKGSKERLVPLGEIAVDWLQRYLREARPALLAGRVCDEVFVTRLGAGMTRQMFWRIIKQHAIEAGIARERISPHTLRHAFATHLLNHGADLRVVQLLLGHADISTTQIYTHVARERLKQLHARHHPRA, from the coding sequence GTGAGCGCGCGTCCGCCGGCTGTCGAAGCCGGACTGCAGGCGCACCATCGGCGCGCGCTGGATCATTTCACCGACGCCCTGTGGCTCGAGCACGGACTCGCGCGCAACACACTGGCAGGCTATCGCAGCGACCTCGCGCGCTTCGCCGCCTGGCTCGAGTCGCGCGGGCGCAGCCTTGCCGCTGCCACCGCGGCCGAGCTCGCCGCCTATCTGGCCGAATTCAGCTGCAGCGCCAAACCGGCCAGCCAGCGCCGCCTGCTCGCCGCATGGCGGCGCTATTACCGCCTGCTGCTGGCCAATCGCGAGATCACCGAGGATCCTACCCTCCTGCTCGATTCGCCCATGCCCGCGGAACGCTTCCCGAAGACGCTCAGCGAGGCCCAGGTCGAAGCGCTGCTCGCCGCGCCGGACCCGTCCACGCCGCAGGGCCTGCGCGACCGCTGCATGCTCGAGGTGCTTTATGCGGCCGGGCTGCGGGTGTCGGAACTGGTTGGCCTCAAGGTGTTCGCCGTCGGACTCGGTGAAGGCGTGCTCCGCGTCATGGGCAAGGGCAGCAAGGAGCGCCTCGTCCCGCTCGGCGAGATCGCCGTGGACTGGCTGCAGCGCTATCTGCGCGAGGCACGCCCCGCCCTGCTCGCTGGCAGGGTCTGCGACGAGGTTTTCGTCACCCGATTGGGCGCCGGCATGACAAGACAGATGTTCTGGCGCATCATCAAACAGCACGCAATCGAGGCCGGCATCGCCCGCGAGCGAATCTCGCCGCACACCCTGCGGCATGCGTTCGCCACGCACTTGCTCAATCACGGCGCGGATTTGCGCGTGGTTCAATTGCTGCTTGGCCATGCCGACATTTCCACGACGCAGATCTATACCCACGTGGCACGCGAGCGCCTCAAGCAATTGCATGCAAGACACCATCCGCGCGCATGA
- the plsY gene encoding glycerol-3-phosphate 1-O-acyltransferase PlsY — translation MSLLLLLIAAYLVGSIPFAIVTSRLFGLEDPRKYGSGNPGATNVLRSGNKGAAALTLLGDSLKGWFAVWAATQLGFDLGQAALAGLAAFLGHVFSMFLRFNGGKGVATALGVLAGVDARIAIFCAVIWLMVAYTSRYSSAAALSAAAAAPVAAFMFLGPKLAVGVLAVMSAVLIWRHKENIARLRAGTEGRIGGKKKDNPPEA, via the coding sequence ATGTCACTTCTGCTGCTGCTCATCGCCGCCTATCTCGTCGGCTCGATCCCCTTCGCCATCGTCACCAGCAGGCTTTTCGGCCTGGAAGATCCGCGCAAGTACGGTTCCGGCAACCCGGGCGCAACCAACGTCCTGCGCAGCGGCAACAAGGGCGCGGCCGCGCTGACCCTGCTCGGCGACAGCCTCAAGGGCTGGTTCGCCGTATGGGCGGCAACGCAACTCGGCTTCGACCTCGGCCAGGCGGCGCTCGCGGGGCTTGCAGCCTTCCTCGGCCATGTATTCTCGATGTTCCTGCGCTTCAACGGCGGCAAGGGGGTCGCCACCGCGCTCGGCGTGCTCGCCGGCGTCGACGCACGGATCGCGATCTTCTGCGCGGTCATCTGGCTGATGGTCGCCTACACCTCGCGCTACTCCTCGGCGGCGGCGCTCTCGGCGGCAGCCGCAGCCCCGGTCGCCGCATTCATGTTTCTCGGCCCAAAGCTCGCGGTCGGCGTGCTCGCCGTCATGTCGGCGGTGCTGATCTGGCGCCACAAGGAGAACATTGCGCGCCTGCGCGCCGGAACCGAGGGCAGGATCGGCGGCAAGAAGAAGGACAACCCGCCCGAGGCCTGA